In Desulfovibrio sp. JC022, the following proteins share a genomic window:
- the recO gene encoding DNA repair protein RecO, with product MELTEKVVILKTGKFKENDLWVRYISSTRGVQNAFAFGGSRSRRRFGGCLEPFSQVLFKTGTNKTGTYQVLQEGSLVKGYPGIRSNLRKMGLAANCFKFIESAVLERDGNRAVFELLTETLDVIEEAEPDDFFPLFFRAKVAFEQGYNPDFTICAQCGKPLFSSRPVVFNIEKGQLSCLDCSDGRQDETISAGTARTLAWIQDTGPSSWVTLQLPAEIRQECFSVMDRFMAYHMGLIWEGNGYRKI from the coding sequence ATGGAACTGACTGAAAAAGTAGTAATACTCAAAACCGGTAAGTTTAAGGAAAACGATCTGTGGGTGCGCTATATTTCCTCCACACGGGGAGTGCAGAACGCATTCGCCTTCGGAGGCAGCAGAAGCCGCAGACGTTTTGGCGGATGCCTTGAACCATTTTCTCAAGTACTCTTTAAAACCGGCACCAATAAAACCGGTACGTATCAGGTTTTACAGGAAGGGAGCCTTGTTAAAGGGTATCCCGGAATCCGTTCAAACCTGCGTAAAATGGGGCTTGCCGCCAATTGTTTTAAGTTTATCGAGTCTGCGGTTTTAGAGCGCGATGGAAACCGTGCTGTTTTTGAACTGTTGACCGAAACGCTGGATGTTATCGAAGAAGCGGAGCCGGATGACTTCTTTCCGCTTTTCTTCCGGGCCAAGGTTGCATTTGAACAGGGATACAATCCTGACTTTACAATTTGCGCTCAATGCGGCAAACCTTTGTTCAGTTCTCGTCCTGTGGTCTTTAATATTGAAAAGGGCCAGCTGAGTTGTCTGGACTGTTCTGACGGCAGGCAGGACGAAACCATAAGTGCGGGAACAGCGAGAACTCTGGCCTGGATTCAGGATACCGGACCGTCCAGCTGGGTGACCCTGCAACTTCCTGCGGAAATCCGGCAGGAATGCTTTTCAGTTATGGACCGTTTCATGGCTTACCATATGGGACTTATCTGGGAAGGTAACGGATACCGGAAGATATAA
- the glyQ gene encoding glycine--tRNA ligase subunit alpha, giving the protein MNFQDVILKLQDFWSDYGCCIVQPLDIEVGAGTFNPSTFFRVIGPEPWNTAYVEPSRRPTDGRYGENPNRLQHYFQFQVILKPSPDDVQDLYLKSLEILGIDAKEHDIRFVEDDWESPTLGAWGLGWEVWLNGMEVTQFTYFQQVGGIDLKPVSVELTYGLERICMYLQGVESVYDLKWNDKVTYGQIFHQNEVEQSKYNFELSDANMLLDLFDKYEAESKKLCEEGLPRPAYEYCLKCSHTFNMLDARGAISITERATYIGRVRNLASAAAKLYAEERENLNYPMLEND; this is encoded by the coding sequence ATGAATTTTCAAGATGTTATACTTAAACTTCAGGACTTCTGGTCTGATTACGGATGTTGCATTGTCCAGCCTCTTGATATTGAGGTCGGTGCGGGCACATTCAACCCTTCAACTTTTTTCCGCGTAATCGGACCTGAGCCGTGGAATACCGCATATGTTGAGCCTTCCCGCCGTCCCACTGACGGCCGTTACGGTGAAAACCCCAACAGGCTTCAGCACTATTTCCAGTTTCAGGTAATCCTGAAACCTTCTCCTGACGATGTTCAGGACCTGTACCTCAAGAGTCTTGAAATTCTTGGTATCGACGCTAAAGAGCATGACATCCGTTTTGTTGAGGATGACTGGGAATCCCCCACACTCGGCGCATGGGGTCTTGGCTGGGAAGTATGGCTTAACGGCATGGAAGTTACCCAGTTTACTTACTTCCAGCAGGTGGGTGGTATTGATCTCAAACCTGTTTCCGTTGAACTCACATACGGCCTTGAGCGTATCTGCATGTACTTGCAGGGCGTTGAGTCTGTTTACGACCTTAAATGGAATGACAAGGTTACCTACGGACAGATTTTCCACCAGAACGAAGTTGAGCAGTCCAAATATAACTTTGAACTCAGCGACGCCAATATGCTGCTGGACCTCTTCGATAAATATGAAGCTGAAAGCAAGAAGCTCTGTGAAGAAGGGCTGCCCCGTCCGGCATATGAATACTGCCTGAAGTGCTCCCATACCTTCAATATGCTTGATGCCCGCGGAGCTATTTCTATTACTGAAAGGGCAACCTATATCGGCAGAGTGCGTAATCTCGCTTCCGCAGCCGCAAAGCTTTATGCGGAAGAACGCGAGAACCTGAATTACCCCATGCTTGAAAACGATTAA
- the glyS gene encoding glycine--tRNA ligase subunit beta translates to MADFILEIGIEEMPARFVPRLGIDIKDIFSTLLEESMIDNASVETFATPRRLTVFVKDMATVQKKVEEEVSGPPARIAYDADGNPTKALTGFVKSQGIALEDVYTLETGKGDYLAAKKTVGGGETISILPELCVTAIKKLSFPKKMKWGNLDFAFGRPLRWLLCLFGTDVVEFEMAGMPSGRQTFGHRVMGAGPWEVASADDYFDVIKEKSSVIISPIERGEQVRKGGDKLASELSGSVVWKDSLLEEVSNLVELPVPIIGNFDESFLELPKEVLLTSMESHQKCFGIQKEDGELLPHFLCTLNLVPKDVELVRKGWEKVLRARLEDGRFFWKNDLKTDFDTWLAKLDNVVFLGPLGSMGDKSRRMERLAALIAGKTDASLQTEMARAGRLAKADLVSEMVNEFDKLQGKMGGIYASKCGEDDIICKALYEQYLPAGPESPVPSTLGGVIVSMSDKADTLVGCFGLNKIPTGANDTYALRRAALGIVRMIIQYDLRVDILEIMDMAYEGYSKDIKWKLEKSELLEKLGEFISNRLRAYFTGKGYETRVVDAALGAGYRDVTALKARVEALAEFAKTEGFEQAVLTFKRAANIIKKQGSEQGVSLTGGFEVDKLEEAQEKELAVKLDETAARFEELWEKDEFTKLFAILGELRPYVDDFFDNVMVICEDKGLRMNRLNLLKALVDRLSRLADFGALQV, encoded by the coding sequence ATGGCCGATTTTATACTCGAGATTGGAATTGAAGAGATGCCCGCCCGCTTTGTTCCCCGGCTGGGTATCGATATTAAAGATATTTTCAGCACTCTTCTTGAAGAGAGCATGATTGATAACGCAAGCGTTGAAACTTTTGCCACCCCGCGCAGGCTGACAGTCTTTGTTAAAGATATGGCAACCGTGCAGAAAAAGGTTGAAGAAGAAGTTTCCGGTCCTCCGGCCCGCATTGCTTATGATGCAGATGGTAACCCCACCAAGGCTCTTACCGGTTTTGTAAAGTCTCAGGGTATTGCCCTTGAAGATGTTTACACCCTCGAGACTGGGAAGGGTGATTACCTTGCGGCTAAGAAGACTGTTGGCGGCGGTGAAACCATCTCCATCCTGCCTGAACTTTGCGTGACTGCGATTAAAAAACTTTCCTTCCCCAAGAAAATGAAATGGGGCAACCTTGATTTCGCTTTCGGACGTCCGTTGCGCTGGTTGCTTTGCCTGTTCGGTACTGACGTTGTTGAATTCGAAATGGCCGGCATGCCTTCAGGCCGCCAGACTTTCGGTCATCGCGTAATGGGTGCCGGTCCTTGGGAAGTTGCATCTGCCGATGATTATTTTGATGTAATCAAAGAAAAGTCTTCCGTTATCATTTCTCCCATTGAAAGGGGAGAGCAGGTCCGCAAGGGAGGCGATAAGCTCGCTTCCGAACTGAGCGGTTCCGTGGTCTGGAAGGATTCCCTGCTGGAAGAAGTCAGCAACCTTGTTGAGCTTCCCGTGCCCATCATCGGTAACTTTGATGAGTCTTTCCTTGAACTTCCCAAGGAAGTGCTGCTGACCAGTATGGAAAGCCACCAGAAGTGCTTCGGTATCCAGAAGGAAGACGGAGAATTGCTCCCGCACTTTCTGTGTACCCTGAACCTCGTTCCCAAAGATGTGGAACTGGTGCGCAAGGGCTGGGAAAAGGTTCTCCGTGCAAGACTCGAAGACGGTCGCTTTTTCTGGAAAAACGACCTCAAAACCGATTTCGACACCTGGCTTGCCAAGCTGGATAATGTTGTATTCCTCGGTCCCTTGGGTTCCATGGGCGACAAGTCGCGCAGAATGGAACGTCTTGCCGCATTGATCGCAGGTAAGACCGATGCTTCCTTGCAGACTGAAATGGCACGTGCCGGACGTCTTGCAAAAGCTGATCTCGTTTCCGAGATGGTCAACGAATTTGATAAACTTCAGGGTAAAATGGGCGGCATCTACGCTTCTAAATGCGGCGAAGATGACATTATCTGCAAAGCCCTGTATGAACAATATTTACCTGCCGGACCGGAAAGCCCCGTGCCTTCCACTCTTGGCGGTGTGATTGTTTCCATGTCCGATAAGGCTGACACTCTGGTCGGTTGCTTCGGTCTGAATAAGATCCCCACTGGCGCAAACGATACCTACGCTCTGCGGCGTGCCGCTCTGGGTATCGTGCGTATGATTATACAATATGACTTGAGAGTGGACATCCTTGAAATCATGGACATGGCCTATGAAGGTTACTCCAAAGATATCAAATGGAAACTCGAAAAGTCTGAACTCCTCGAAAAGCTTGGAGAATTCATTTCCAACAGGCTCCGTGCCTACTTCACAGGTAAAGGCTATGAAACAAGAGTTGTTGATGCAGCTCTTGGTGCCGGCTACCGTGATGTTACTGCTCTTAAGGCAAGAGTCGAAGCGTTGGCTGAATTTGCTAAGACTGAAGGTTTCGAGCAGGCCGTGCTTACTTTCAAGCGCGCAGCCAACATCATCAAGAAGCAGGGCAGTGAGCAAGGTGTGTCGCTCACCGGCGGTTTTGAAGTTGATAAGTTGGAAGAAGCGCAGGAAAAAGAGCTTGCCGTTAAGCTTGATGAAACTGCCGCTCGCTTTGAGGAGCTCTGGGAAAAAGACGAGTTTACCAAGCTGTTCGCAATCCTCGGCGAACTGCGTCCCTATGTTGACGATTTCTTTGATAATGTAATGGTTATCTGCGAAGACAAGGGGCTTAGAATGAACCGTCTCAACCTGCTTAAAGCACTGGTCGACAGGCTTAGCAGGCTGGCTGATTTCGGAGCTTTGCAGGTTTAA
- the rpsT gene encoding 30S ribosomal protein S20, translated as MANHKSALKRHRQSIKRNLRNNMVRTRIKNVVKEVRAAVEANDTELAATSLRKATAVLDKAATKKVIHARAAARRISRLSAAVNKMA; from the coding sequence TTGGCGAATCATAAATCCGCACTCAAAAGACACCGTCAGAGCATTAAGCGCAACCTGCGTAACAACATGGTACGTACCCGTATCAAAAACGTTGTTAAAGAAGTTCGTGCAGCTGTAGAAGCTAACGACACTGAACTCGCAGCAACTTCCCTGCGCAAGGCTACTGCTGTCCTCGATAAGGCAGCTACCAAAAAGGTAATCCACGCACGTGCAGCAGCACGCAGGATTTCCCGCCTCAGCGCAGCCGTTAACAAAATGGCTTAG
- the trkA gene encoding Trk system potassium transporter TrkA, which yields MRVIIVGAGEVGFNVARRLSGENKDVVVIDMNPKALSKVSDSLDVQTIQGSGSSPEILEEAGVSEADIFLAVTDKDEINLISTFLANKLNSDIIKLARIRNDDYTKYSDMFSEGDLRIDTIINPDEEVVESILRVMSVPGSVEINDFVGGKVRLIGVKLPDDSPLVGVQLMKVREQLGEDIDVVIAALVRDDQLIIPGGLDTIEQGDIVYFTCVRDQQNELLKRAGILSDPIKKVLIVGGGNVGSLLARALDNKKYHTRLVDNDADRCADLSETLDRVIVLNGDGTDQDLLNEENVGDLDMVISVTGDEEMNILSCLLAKNLGARKTITRINKFAYIPLIQPIGIDHLVCPRLSAINSILHFVRQGKVISAVSIKGEEAEALEAIAQEKSDIVGKPIMELNLPKGTLILCFQRGDEVIIPTGLTVIEPNDRLLIISTHKNIPKIEKALTTTLEHY from the coding sequence TTGAGGGTTATCATAGTAGGAGCCGGAGAAGTCGGTTTTAATGTAGCCAGACGTCTTTCCGGTGAGAACAAGGATGTTGTCGTAATTGACATGAATCCTAAAGCTCTTAGTAAGGTTTCCGATTCGCTGGATGTCCAGACGATTCAAGGGTCCGGTTCCAGTCCTGAAATTCTGGAAGAAGCCGGAGTGAGTGAAGCTGATATTTTTCTGGCGGTGACCGACAAAGATGAAATCAACCTCATCTCGACTTTTCTTGCCAACAAGTTGAATTCCGACATAATCAAACTGGCCCGCATCAGAAATGACGATTACACCAAGTATTCCGACATGTTCTCTGAAGGGGACCTGCGAATTGACACCATTATCAATCCGGATGAAGAAGTTGTTGAGTCCATTCTGAGGGTTATGAGTGTTCCCGGATCTGTTGAAATCAATGATTTTGTCGGCGGCAAGGTTAGATTGATCGGGGTTAAATTGCCCGATGACAGCCCCCTTGTAGGCGTGCAGCTTATGAAAGTGCGTGAGCAACTGGGCGAAGATATTGATGTTGTTATTGCCGCACTTGTACGGGATGACCAACTGATCATTCCCGGCGGTCTGGACACAATTGAGCAGGGCGATATAGTCTACTTTACCTGTGTTCGCGATCAGCAGAATGAATTGCTCAAACGTGCCGGCATATTATCCGATCCTATTAAAAAGGTACTTATTGTCGGCGGCGGAAATGTTGGCTCTCTGCTTGCCCGCGCACTCGACAACAAAAAATACCATACCCGTCTGGTCGATAATGACGCTGATCGTTGTGCTGATTTATCCGAGACTCTGGACCGGGTAATTGTCCTTAATGGGGACGGCACTGATCAGGATCTTCTTAATGAAGAGAATGTAGGTGATCTGGATATGGTTATCTCCGTGACCGGTGATGAGGAAATGAATATCCTTTCCTGCCTGCTGGCAAAAAATCTCGGTGCGCGAAAGACCATCACCCGTATCAATAAATTTGCCTACATTCCGCTTATTCAGCCCATCGGCATTGATCATCTTGTCTGCCCGAGACTTTCAGCTATCAATTCCATTTTGCATTTTGTACGTCAGGGTAAGGTAATCTCCGCTGTTTCCATCAAAGGAGAGGAGGCCGAAGCTCTCGAAGCCATAGCGCAGGAAAAATCAGATATCGTGGGCAAGCCGATTATGGAACTTAACCTGCCCAAGGGAACCCTGATCCTTTGCTTTCAGCGCGGCGATGAAGTAATTATCCCCACAGGTTTGACTGTGATTGAGCCCAATGACCGACTCTTGATTATTTCCACCCACAAAAATATTCCCAAAATTGAGAAGGCTCTCACCACCACGCTGGAGCATTATTAA
- a CDS encoding TrkH family potassium uptake protein, which produces MRWKIVLHIIGALTLCVGLTMLFPLGFSLYYQDAGILPLLKSFGLTCLSGLAMFLLFMDREGNKGLSHREGMAIVALGWVFAGFFGSLPFYFGDVFTSYVDCFFESLSGFTTTGASVMMDIEKNAKGILFWRSLTHWLGGMGIIVLSLAILPFLGVGGMQLYKAEVPGPVPDKLKPRIKDTALVLWKVYVLFSAIEAVLLMFGGMDFFDSLCHTFGTLATGGFSTKNSSVAYFQSAYIDYVITFFMLVAAVNFSLHYQMIKGRPLLLWRDPEFRFFGVITLIIMAIVTISVYSATNYDSIADSIRYTSFQVASIMSTTGYATADYEIWPAVAQGLLLFCMFLGGCAGSTSGGMKHLRIMLLLKQAYQEVFRVIHPRSVNRVKLGKTVVKPDTMNDILGFFVLWLLLFVVCGLIVAATGVDVVSSFAASLACIGNIGPGIGSVGPTENYAHIPEVGKWALVFCMLLGRLEIYTVIVLCVPEFWRK; this is translated from the coding sequence ATGCGCTGGAAAATCGTTCTGCACATAATCGGAGCGTTGACGCTTTGTGTAGGGTTAACCATGCTTTTTCCGCTGGGATTCTCACTTTATTATCAGGATGCCGGAATTCTGCCCCTGCTTAAATCCTTCGGGCTTACCTGCCTAAGCGGGCTGGCTATGTTTCTCCTTTTCATGGATCGGGAAGGAAACAAGGGACTCAGTCATCGTGAAGGCATGGCAATTGTTGCTTTAGGTTGGGTTTTTGCAGGATTTTTTGGCAGCCTGCCGTTTTATTTCGGTGACGTATTTACCAGTTACGTTGACTGTTTTTTTGAATCTCTATCCGGTTTCACCACCACCGGAGCCTCGGTGATGATGGATATTGAGAAGAATGCCAAAGGTATTCTTTTCTGGCGCAGCCTGACCCACTGGCTGGGCGGAATGGGGATTATCGTGCTTTCGCTGGCGATCTTGCCTTTCCTTGGGGTAGGGGGGATGCAGCTTTACAAAGCGGAAGTTCCCGGACCGGTTCCAGATAAACTTAAGCCGCGTATTAAGGACACAGCTCTGGTGCTCTGGAAGGTTTATGTGCTTTTTTCCGCCATTGAAGCGGTTCTGCTTATGTTCGGCGGCATGGATTTTTTTGATTCCCTTTGTCATACATTCGGCACCCTTGCCACCGGGGGATTTTCTACCAAGAATTCATCAGTTGCCTATTTTCAGAGTGCTTACATTGATTATGTAATTACATTTTTTATGCTTGTGGCAGCTGTTAACTTCAGTCTGCACTATCAGATGATCAAGGGCCGTCCGCTGCTGCTCTGGAGAGATCCTGAATTCAGGTTCTTCGGAGTCATCACCCTCATCATTATGGCCATTGTGACCATTTCAGTTTATTCGGCCACAAACTACGATTCTATCGCCGACTCTATCCGCTATACCTCATTTCAGGTTGCATCCATTATGAGTACTACGGGATACGCAACAGCCGATTATGAAATCTGGCCTGCGGTTGCGCAAGGGTTGTTGCTTTTCTGTATGTTCCTCGGTGGTTGTGCCGGGTCCACCAGTGGTGGGATGAAGCATCTGCGTATCATGCTGCTTCTGAAGCAGGCTTATCAGGAAGTTTTTCGTGTTATTCACCCCCGATCTGTAAACCGGGTCAAGCTTGGCAAGACTGTAGTAAAACCGGATACCATGAATGATATCCTCGGATTCTTCGTACTCTGGCTGCTGCTTTTTGTTGTCTGCGGTTTGATCGTGGCGGCAACCGGAGTGGACGTTGTTTCATCTTTTGCAGCTTCTTTGGCCTGTATCGGCAATATCGGGCCCGGTATCGGTAGCGTCGGGCCTACTGAAAACTATGCCCACATACCAGAAGTAGGCAAATGGGCTCTTGTTTTCTGCATGTTGCTGGGACGTCTTGAAATTTATACCGTGATCGTGCTTTGCGTTCCTGAGTTTTGGAGAAAGTAG
- a CDS encoding FkbM family methyltransferase, with product MSDIEIRYIDHTAIPENSRICLYGIGKGGAESLKLLRQIRSDVEIVFFADTYQSGSFEGFEILSPQALVERKNEYDLILVCSCYYPEIIKHLHSLDINNVAGFSWPKFYGYQFLPDEIVTLDNEIKFILENLHSESDRALYKFLFEARGLGSDHIQLSSHDGDWAYLFKEYKEFSRKFSVHIFYSYFDFVNLSDVEYVVQAGVYDGSEALFLTGLEQIEMLYGYDPQGNTAFSEQTLQMLSDSGKFTLITKGLWNSEVIADLALDGSASFVRGIAENQDTGTVQLATLNNEAERLAIPRLDFLIADIENSEMLMLEGAMKIIERDRPQLAICFYHSKEQFLGVPIMLMKQLKNYVFKIGHYSKGLDESVFYAIPKEKFNK from the coding sequence ATGAGTGACATTGAAATCAGATATATTGACCATACAGCTATCCCTGAAAACAGCAGAATTTGTTTGTACGGTATAGGCAAAGGCGGGGCGGAGTCGTTGAAGCTGCTGCGCCAGATACGTTCTGATGTGGAAATTGTTTTTTTTGCTGATACTTATCAGTCCGGTTCATTTGAAGGGTTTGAAATATTAAGCCCGCAAGCTCTTGTTGAGCGTAAAAATGAATATGATCTGATTCTGGTTTGTTCCTGCTATTATCCTGAGATTATCAAACACCTTCACTCGTTGGATATTAATAACGTCGCCGGATTTTCGTGGCCCAAATTTTATGGCTATCAGTTTTTGCCTGACGAAATTGTTACGCTGGATAATGAAATAAAATTTATTCTGGAAAATTTGCATTCCGAGAGCGACCGGGCTTTGTACAAATTCTTATTCGAGGCGAGGGGTCTCGGTTCGGATCATATCCAACTCAGTTCTCACGACGGTGATTGGGCTTATTTGTTCAAAGAATATAAAGAATTTAGTCGCAAATTTTCCGTTCATATTTTTTATAGCTATTTTGATTTTGTAAATTTGTCAGATGTTGAATATGTTGTACAGGCCGGAGTGTATGACGGCAGCGAAGCACTATTCCTGACCGGGCTGGAACAAATAGAAATGCTCTATGGTTATGATCCTCAAGGCAATACAGCTTTTAGTGAACAAACTTTGCAGATGCTAAGTGATTCAGGAAAATTTACTCTGATTACCAAGGGACTTTGGAACAGTGAAGTCATAGCGGACTTAGCTCTCGACGGAAGTGCCAGCTTTGTTAGAGGAATAGCTGAAAATCAGGATACTGGAACCGTTCAGCTTGCTACTTTGAATAATGAAGCTGAAAGACTTGCCATTCCCCGACTTGATTTTCTTATTGCTGATATTGAGAATTCAGAAATGCTCATGCTTGAAGGGGCGATGAAGATAATTGAACGGGATAGACCACAATTAGCAATTTGTTTCTATCATTCAAAGGAGCAGTTTCTCGGTGTGCCTATAATGTTAATGAAGCAGTTAAAAAATTACGTATTCAAAATAGGCCATTATTCAAAAGGACTGGATGAGAGCGTTTTTTACGCCATACCAAAAGAAAAATTTAATAAATAA
- the nadB gene encoding L-aspartate oxidase produces the protein MKTEVLIIGSGIAGCISALTIAEKGIEVTLLTPGDDLFTGNTRLAQGGVVYTGPDDSSKTLEKDINTAGWNYNNKKAVRTLAKNGPEVLKKLLLEKYPVAFHKNDDGEYSLTKEGGHAVSRILYCADHTGKSIMDVLIKHVVDHPYIRVCTNRTAIDLLTNHHHARQNEFKYSLSNKCLGAYVYNESRNMVETFLADFTVLATGGLGQIYLHTTNTPGSIGSGIAMANRAKARVINSEMVQFHPTSFFQRVRTRASRRFLISEAVRGEGAKLINCYGEPFMHRYDPRGDLAPRDIVTRSILEEMLRTKEECVYLDAANHVKQDLPTRFPTIYGKCLDNGIDINNQPIPVVPAAHYFCGGVLVDEKGKSTLDRLYAIGECSCTGVHGGNRLASTSLLEGMLWGYTSGEDIASRVEKKSRIPKKLLNAVPDWENPGSNENEDPALIAQDWAFIRNVMWNYVGITRSTARLNRAIDDLQNLNRNLHSFYKRTPISRPIIDLFHGSQSALTVTLAALRNKNSVGCHYRID, from the coding sequence ATGAAAACTGAAGTTTTGATTATCGGGTCAGGTATCGCCGGATGTATATCAGCTCTGACGATAGCAGAAAAAGGTATAGAAGTTACACTATTAACTCCGGGAGACGATCTCTTCACCGGCAACACAAGGCTGGCCCAGGGCGGCGTTGTTTATACCGGCCCGGACGATTCTTCGAAGACACTGGAAAAGGATATTAATACCGCAGGTTGGAACTACAACAACAAAAAAGCGGTACGCACACTGGCTAAAAACGGACCTGAAGTTCTGAAAAAGCTATTGCTGGAAAAATATCCTGTTGCATTCCATAAAAATGACGATGGAGAATACAGCCTGACCAAAGAAGGCGGACACGCTGTTTCCCGTATCCTGTACTGCGCCGACCATACTGGTAAATCGATTATGGATGTGCTGATCAAGCACGTTGTCGACCATCCGTATATCCGGGTCTGTACAAACAGGACCGCCATTGACCTTTTGACCAACCATCACCACGCCCGCCAGAACGAGTTCAAGTACTCCTTGAGCAACAAATGTCTCGGCGCATACGTGTACAATGAATCACGGAATATGGTGGAAACCTTTCTGGCCGATTTCACCGTGCTGGCAACCGGCGGACTGGGGCAGATTTATCTGCACACCACCAACACCCCCGGTTCCATCGGTTCCGGTATAGCCATGGCTAACCGTGCGAAAGCACGGGTTATAAATTCTGAAATGGTCCAGTTCCACCCCACTTCCTTTTTCCAGCGGGTACGCACAAGGGCCAGCCGACGCTTCCTTATTTCAGAGGCTGTACGCGGTGAAGGTGCGAAACTGATTAACTGTTATGGTGAGCCGTTCATGCACCGCTATGATCCACGTGGTGATCTTGCTCCCCGCGACATAGTCACCCGTTCTATTCTGGAAGAAATGCTCCGGACCAAGGAAGAATGTGTTTATCTGGACGCAGCCAACCATGTTAAGCAGGATCTGCCCACAAGGTTCCCGACCATTTATGGTAAATGTCTAGATAATGGCATCGACATTAACAACCAGCCTATCCCGGTTGTTCCTGCCGCTCACTATTTTTGCGGCGGTGTGTTGGTGGATGAAAAAGGTAAATCCACTTTGGACCGCCTTTATGCCATCGGCGAATGTTCCTGCACCGGAGTGCATGGCGGAAATCGTCTTGCTAGCACCTCCCTGCTGGAAGGCATGCTCTGGGGATACACTTCAGGCGAAGATATCGCCTCGCGTGTTGAAAAAAAATCCAGAATTCCCAAAAAACTGCTTAATGCAGTTCCGGACTGGGAAAATCCCGGTTCCAATGAAAACGAAGACCCGGCACTCATCGCGCAGGACTGGGCCTTCATCCGCAACGTCATGTGGAACTACGTGGGTATCACCCGCTCCACAGCTCGCTTGAACCGGGCCATTGATGATTTGCAGAACTTGAATCGCAACCTGCATTCATTCTATAAGCGTACTCCCATCAGCAGGCCGATCATCGACCTGTTTCACGGCAGCCAGTCAGCACTGACTGTAACGCTCGCAGCTTTACGCAATAAAAACAGCGTAGGTTGTCACTACCGCATAGATTAA
- the nadA gene encoding quinolinate synthase NadA gives MYSDIIAEQKKKYGKRLAILGHHYQSDEIIKHTDLKGDSLELARQIEKLEAEYIVFCGVHFMAESAAIVRREDQKVYIPDASAGCVMANMAPAWLVDKVLTRLISETGRKIIPLAYVNTPAAVKTVCGKHGGTVCTSANAEKMLRWAQEQGDAVLFLPDRNLALNTADTLGIAADKRMILNIRSQGTQFDVEETRDKELLIWPGLCAIHQRFKLAQIESFRAEYPGCKVVVHPECPPELVQASDGAGSTSYLIKYVNDAPAGTTIVVGTETNLVNRLKEMFPEKNILPLGISFCSNMAKITEKNLAKLLQNLETAPYEDVSEDIREPARLALERMLEVCK, from the coding sequence ATGTATTCGGATATAATTGCTGAACAAAAGAAAAAATACGGAAAGAGACTGGCGATTCTGGGACACCATTACCAGTCTGATGAAATTATAAAACATACCGATCTTAAAGGCGATTCACTTGAACTGGCCCGTCAGATCGAAAAGCTGGAAGCAGAATATATCGTATTCTGCGGTGTCCACTTTATGGCCGAATCCGCTGCAATCGTGCGCCGGGAAGACCAGAAGGTCTATATCCCCGATGCAAGCGCGGGCTGTGTCATGGCTAACATGGCTCCGGCATGGCTGGTGGACAAAGTGCTGACCAGACTCATCAGCGAGACCGGAAGAAAAATCATTCCGCTCGCTTACGTGAACACACCTGCTGCGGTTAAAACTGTCTGTGGTAAACACGGAGGCACAGTCTGCACTTCCGCCAATGCTGAAAAAATGCTCCGCTGGGCACAGGAACAAGGGGATGCAGTCCTCTTCCTGCCGGACAGGAACCTTGCGCTGAACACTGCGGATACGCTCGGCATAGCTGCTGACAAACGCATGATCCTCAACATCCGTTCCCAAGGGACACAGTTTGATGTTGAAGAAACCAGAGACAAGGAACTGCTGATCTGGCCCGGCCTCTGCGCCATTCATCAGCGGTTCAAGCTGGCCCAGATTGAGAGCTTCCGTGCTGAATATCCCGGCTGCAAAGTAGTGGTTCATCCCGAATGTCCCCCTGAACTGGTTCAGGCTTCTGATGGTGCAGGATCAACATCATATCTGATTAAATATGTTAATGATGCTCCTGCGGGTACTACTATAGTAGTCGGTACGGAAACCAATCTAGTTAACAGGTTGAAAGAAATGTTCCCTGAAAAGAACATCCTGCCGCTGGGCATCAGTTTTTGCAGCAATATGGCTAAAATTACGGAAAAGAATCTTGCCAAACTTCTCCAGAATCTGGAAACAGCCCCTTATGAGGATGTTTCTGAGGATATTCGTGAACCGGCAAGACTTGCCCTCGAAAGAATGCTCGAAGTCTGCAAATAA